The following proteins are co-located in the Wenzhouxiangella marina genome:
- a CDS encoding alpha/beta fold hydrolase has translation MFSSPLYPYTGQFHEQAGGHRMHYLDEGPSDAQPVVMVHGNPTWSFYYRRLVEDLKPDFRCLVPDHIGMGLSDRPDDASYDYTLSQRLEDLGHWLDAVEPNRPVDLIVHDWGGAIGLSWAVRNIERVRRVVILNTWAFNIPPDEHLPRSLRFARTRLGSFLIQRFNAFSGLAVRMATERKLDREVARAMTGPYRQGVDSRLATLRFVQDIPLSPEDPAWDVLAETERRLPLLADKPVLFQWGAKDFVFDDRVLDIWREKLPGKPIRYYADAGHYVLEDAHESIVPAVRAWLTEAD, from the coding sequence ATGTTCTCATCGCCGCTCTACCCCTACACCGGCCAGTTCCACGAACAGGCCGGTGGTCACCGCATGCACTACCTCGACGAGGGGCCCAGCGATGCCCAGCCCGTGGTCATGGTGCACGGCAACCCGACCTGGTCGTTCTACTATCGGCGCCTGGTCGAAGACCTGAAGCCCGACTTCCGCTGCCTGGTCCCCGATCACATCGGCATGGGCCTGTCGGACCGCCCTGACGACGCCAGCTACGACTACACCCTGTCGCAGCGCCTCGAAGACCTGGGCCACTGGCTCGATGCGGTCGAGCCCAACCGCCCGGTCGATCTGATCGTGCATGACTGGGGGGGTGCCATCGGCCTGAGCTGGGCCGTGCGCAACATCGAGCGCGTCCGCCGCGTGGTGATCCTGAACACCTGGGCCTTCAATATTCCGCCCGACGAGCACCTGCCCCGTTCCCTGCGCTTCGCCCGCACCCGCCTGGGCAGCTTCCTGATCCAGCGCTTCAACGCCTTTTCCGGCCTGGCCGTTCGCATGGCGACGGAGCGCAAGCTGGACCGCGAAGTCGCGCGCGCCATGACCGGGCCCTATCGCCAGGGGGTGGATTCGCGCCTGGCCACCCTGCGCTTCGTCCAGGACATTCCCTTGAGCCCGGAAGATCCCGCCTGGGACGTGCTGGCCGAGACCGAGCGTCGACTCCCTCTGCTGGCCGACAAACCGGTGCTGTTCCAATGGGGCGCGAAGGATTTCGTCTTCGATGACCGGGTCCTCGACATCTGGCGCGAGAAGCTGCCCGGCAAGCCGATCCGCTACTACGCCGATGCCGGGCACTACGTGCTCGAGGACGCGCACGAATCGATCGTCCCGGCCGTGCGGGCCTGGTTGACCGAGGCGGATTGA
- a CDS encoding fatty acid CoA ligase family protein: protein MNIAEALTAQARTQPFGTALIIPKRRTRDGWADQRYSYRELDELSSRLAAGLAQEGIRPGTRVAFMVPPSLEFFALFFALFKAGCVPVLIDPGIGLKPLKACLGEAEPEVFIGITKAQIARLVLGWARGSVKRTITVGPRVFWLGTRYKTLRGGELRGFVAPEVDPEDPAAILFTSGSTGIPKGVVYRHRHFAAQVELVRDSYRMQPGEVDLPTFPPFALFDPALGMTTVIPPMDFTRPASVDPAMLVSLIEHYAVTNLFGSPALMNTLTRHLEANGIRLPGLKRVLSAGAPVHPKVIERIHRALDEAADIHTPYGATECLPVATVSGRELTGELSEGNRQGRGICVGRPLDANQVRVIQISDDPIGLAEYAQDVAPGEIGEICVQGPTVTDQYFHREAQTRAAKMTDGQGRVWHRMGDLGWRDDQGRLWFCGRKSERVRTAEDELYTECVEGPVNAIDGVYRSALVGLGEPGQQTPVIVIEPEPGVDPSTLIEPVRTAVARWGIERVETRKAFPVDIRHNAKIRRAEIAADLS from the coding sequence ATGAATATCGCTGAAGCTCTGACTGCGCAGGCTCGGACGCAGCCCTTCGGGACCGCGCTCATCATTCCGAAGCGGCGAACCCGGGACGGCTGGGCCGACCAGCGCTACAGCTATCGCGAGCTGGATGAGCTCAGCAGCCGTCTGGCCGCCGGTCTGGCGCAGGAGGGGATTCGTCCCGGCACGCGGGTGGCCTTCATGGTGCCGCCCTCGCTGGAGTTCTTCGCCCTGTTCTTCGCCCTGTTCAAGGCCGGCTGCGTGCCGGTGCTGATCGATCCGGGCATCGGCCTGAAGCCGCTCAAGGCCTGCCTCGGCGAGGCCGAGCCGGAGGTCTTCATCGGCATCACGAAAGCCCAGATCGCCCGTCTCGTGCTGGGCTGGGCACGCGGCTCGGTGAAGCGCACGATCACCGTGGGCCCGCGCGTCTTCTGGCTCGGCACGCGCTACAAGACCCTGCGCGGCGGCGAGCTCCGAGGCTTCGTGGCGCCGGAGGTCGACCCCGAGGACCCGGCGGCGATCCTGTTCACTTCCGGCTCCACCGGCATCCCCAAGGGCGTGGTCTACCGCCACCGCCACTTCGCCGCCCAGGTCGAGCTCGTCCGCGACAGCTATCGCATGCAGCCCGGTGAGGTCGATCTGCCGACCTTCCCACCCTTTGCCCTGTTCGACCCGGCCCTGGGCATGACCACGGTGATTCCGCCGATGGACTTCACGCGCCCGGCCTCGGTCGATCCAGCGATGCTGGTGAGCCTGATCGAGCACTACGCGGTCACCAATCTGTTCGGCTCGCCGGCCCTGATGAACACCCTGACCCGCCATCTGGAGGCCAACGGGATTCGTCTCCCCGGCCTCAAGCGCGTGCTCTCGGCCGGTGCCCCGGTCCACCCGAAGGTGATCGAACGAATCCATCGCGCCCTGGACGAGGCGGCCGACATCCACACGCCCTATGGCGCCACGGAATGCCTGCCGGTCGCGACGGTTTCGGGCCGGGAACTGACGGGTGAACTGTCCGAAGGCAATCGCCAGGGCCGTGGCATCTGCGTCGGCCGCCCGCTGGACGCCAACCAGGTGCGCGTGATCCAGATCAGCGACGATCCGATCGGTCTGGCCGAATATGCCCAGGACGTGGCACCGGGCGAGATCGGCGAGATCTGCGTGCAGGGGCCAACGGTGACCGACCAGTACTTCCACCGTGAAGCACAGACCCGTGCCGCCAAGATGACCGATGGCCAGGGCCGCGTGTGGCACCGGATGGGCGATCTGGGCTGGCGGGACGACCAGGGTCGACTCTGGTTCTGCGGACGCAAGTCGGAGCGCGTCCGGACCGCCGAGGACGAGCTCTACACCGAATGCGTCGAAGGGCCGGTCAATGCGATCGACGGCGTCTACCGCAGTGCTCTGGTCGGCCTGGGCGAGCCGGGGCAGCAGACGCCGGTGATCGTGATCGAACCCGAGCCCGGCGTCGATCCATCCACCCTGATCGAACCGGTCCGAACTGCCGTTGCACGCTGGGGCATCGAGCGCGTGGAAACGCGCAAGGCCTTTCCCGTGGACATCCGCCACAACGCCAAGATCCGGCGCGCCGAGATCGCAGCCGATCTGTCGTAG
- a CDS encoding MraY family glycosyltransferase, protein MNLTIQGGVMVGMAFAVAAGLVPALKGPARRWGLVDHPCHRKRHHGQVPLTGGLAMFLAFIAALMVNLSWLGPYLSLLVGMAVLLTVGLLDDLFDIRAMYKLMAQVLVATLMVYASGLEVNQLGRIFGLELGPIGLGPLSVPFTVACVVFIINAFNMSDGLDGLAGGIGMYILMLLALAGWLDGAEPSYVIICLVLAMAVMGFLVYNLQSPFRNRATAFMGDAGSMMLGFAVAWLAIALAERDTASVPPITVAWLLLVPATDILAVTLRRVLRGRSPMAADRAHLHHIILRCGFSVRNTVRLVHLAVLIAGGIGILGWRLAWPEWLLFGVAASIMAGYMLVLINAHRLMRWRLRRLRRQKTI, encoded by the coding sequence ATGAATCTGACAATCCAGGGGGGCGTCATGGTCGGCATGGCCTTTGCGGTCGCTGCGGGTCTGGTGCCGGCACTGAAAGGCCCGGCTCGTCGCTGGGGCCTGGTCGATCATCCCTGTCATCGCAAACGCCACCATGGTCAGGTTCCGCTGACCGGTGGGCTGGCGATGTTCCTGGCCTTCATCGCCGCCCTGATGGTCAATCTGTCCTGGCTCGGGCCCTATCTTTCCCTGCTCGTCGGCATGGCCGTTCTGTTGACGGTCGGTCTGCTCGATGATCTGTTCGATATTCGAGCCATGTACAAGCTGATGGCGCAGGTGCTGGTGGCCACGCTGATGGTCTATGCCAGCGGTCTCGAGGTCAATCAGCTGGGTCGCATCTTCGGGCTTGAACTCGGTCCGATCGGGCTGGGCCCGCTTTCGGTCCCCTTCACTGTGGCCTGTGTCGTCTTCATCATCAATGCGTTCAACATGAGCGATGGGCTGGACGGCCTGGCCGGCGGAATCGGCATGTACATCCTCATGCTTCTGGCCCTGGCCGGCTGGCTGGACGGGGCCGAGCCTTCCTACGTGATCATCTGCCTGGTGCTGGCGATGGCCGTGATGGGGTTTCTCGTCTACAACCTGCAGTCGCCGTTCCGCAATCGAGCCACCGCTTTCATGGGGGACGCCGGCAGCATGATGCTGGGCTTTGCGGTGGCCTGGCTGGCCATCGCCCTGGCCGAACGTGATACCGCCTCCGTACCGCCGATCACGGTGGCCTGGTTGCTGCTGGTGCCCGCGACGGACATTCTGGCAGTGACCCTGAGGCGCGTCCTGCGTGGCAGAAGCCCGATGGCTGCCGACCGTGCCCACCTGCACCACATCATCCTGCGCTGCGGCTTTTCGGTTCGCAACACGGTTCGCCTGGTCCATCTGGCGGTGCTGATCGCCGGCGGTATCGGCATTCTTGGGTGGCGGCTCGCCTGGCCCGAGTGGCTGTTGTTCGGGGTCGCGGCCTCGATCATGGCCGGCTACATGCTCGTGCTGATCAACGCCCATCGCCTGATGCGCTGGCGGCTGCGCCGCCTGCGTCGGCAGAAAACCATCTGA
- a CDS encoding O-antigen ligase family protein, which translates to MESSTEAPERQRVKVRRRRRQQAPDTHRGLAAVLTGPGLVTLVLAVLVLSLPLMMGQRTPLTLTSTAVWLTFGGVLAWLLSAWRDGSGESMPAPTAAWWWVFAALSALTLLQILPIRMLAAWFGPYPDALWSHPEFEPRFWSPNPGATLRAWAVFVALFGIAWLSCSLRRQQRGWLWLAILVMALFQSLYGLISHASGATEILGVWARNNPDFVHGTYSNRNLFAGYLALTWPMAVLVWWIRDMPLLRHLPTEMKVAGSLISGAIIGAALMGSASRLGATAGLIGMFVALLLWTRHRGHLQGAAIWPAWLAALAAFLFATWYGLAPLTDRLAQTDSNDEVRFQVLGILFNEVPLVHWLAGVGLGGFEAVFKTVQPAEITGWWDYAHNDLLQWLLETGLVGGGILLVVLVGLVRRAAVRMERIPLYAGLVAMSLVGLGDFSWHIPGTQIVLAIYLGVLLREPGPPRSTDRVAAPTESARKRRRHRRKSGSH; encoded by the coding sequence ATGGAATCCAGCACCGAAGCGCCCGAGCGCCAGCGAGTCAAGGTCCGGCGTCGTCGCCGCCAGCAGGCTCCCGATACCCACCGAGGCCTGGCTGCCGTTCTGACCGGGCCAGGGCTGGTCACTCTCGTGCTTGCAGTGCTGGTGCTCAGCTTGCCCCTGATGATGGGCCAGCGGACGCCGCTGACCTTGACCAGCACGGCCGTCTGGTTGACCTTCGGAGGCGTGCTGGCCTGGCTGCTTTCCGCCTGGCGAGATGGCTCGGGCGAGTCGATGCCCGCACCAACGGCTGCATGGTGGTGGGTGTTCGCTGCCTTGAGTGCCTTGACCCTGCTGCAGATTCTCCCGATCAGGATGCTGGCGGCATGGTTCGGCCCCTATCCCGACGCGCTCTGGTCACACCCTGAATTCGAGCCCCGATTCTGGTCGCCCAATCCCGGCGCGACCCTGCGCGCCTGGGCCGTATTCGTCGCCCTGTTCGGCATCGCCTGGTTGAGCTGTTCATTGCGGCGGCAGCAGCGCGGCTGGCTGTGGCTGGCGATCCTCGTGATGGCGCTGTTCCAATCCCTGTATGGCCTGATCAGCCACGCCTCCGGGGCCACCGAGATTCTTGGTGTCTGGGCCCGCAACAATCCTGACTTCGTCCATGGCACCTACAGCAATCGCAATCTCTTTGCCGGCTACCTGGCCCTGACCTGGCCCATGGCCGTGCTGGTGTGGTGGATACGGGACATGCCGCTGCTCCGTCATCTTCCGACTGAAATGAAAGTTGCCGGGAGCCTCATCAGTGGCGCGATCATCGGTGCGGCCTTGATGGGCAGTGCCTCGCGACTCGGGGCCACCGCCGGCCTGATCGGAATGTTCGTCGCCTTGCTGCTCTGGACCCGTCATCGCGGACACCTTCAGGGTGCTGCCATCTGGCCCGCCTGGCTGGCCGCACTGGCGGCCTTCCTGTTCGCGACCTGGTATGGCCTGGCGCCTCTGACCGATCGCCTGGCACAGACCGATTCGAACGATGAGGTGCGATTCCAGGTGCTCGGGATCCTGTTCAACGAGGTCCCGCTCGTCCACTGGCTGGCAGGCGTCGGTCTGGGTGGTTTCGAGGCCGTGTTCAAGACCGTACAGCCAGCGGAGATCACCGGCTGGTGGGACTACGCCCACAACGATCTGCTCCAGTGGCTGCTGGAAACCGGCCTGGTCGGTGGCGGCATTCTGCTGGTCGTCCTCGTTGGGCTGGTGCGTCGGGCTGCCGTGAGGATGGAGCGGATTCCGCTCTATGCGGGCCTGGTCGCGATGAGCCTTGTCGGCCTGGGGGACTTCAGCTGGCATATTCCGGGAACGCAGATCGTGCTGGCGATCTATCTGGGGGTCCTGCTGCGCGAGCCGGGACCTCCTCGTTCGACGGACAGAGTGGCGGCGCCGACAGAATCGGCGCGAAAACGTCGACGACATCGCAGGAAGAGCGGCTCGCACTGA
- the truD gene encoding tRNA pseudouridine(13) synthase TruD, protein MTTESEFDLDGRAWGPVPGRGRIRVSPEDFRVREDLGHCPDGEGEHLWLWVEKRERNTVDVASDLARAAGVHPRQVSFAGLKDRNAVTEQYFSLHLPGSSDPDWRAWELEGVRIHRAERASRKIRRGRLKGNRFELRIRELDADRDALTERLERVRAGGVPNGFGQQRFGGNNLARARALFAGQLRRSPSKSKKGFYLSAARSLIFNQVLARRIAEGSWNRLLPGDVAMLDGTHSFFVADPDDTEQQRRCEAMDLHPTGPLVGLGEVPVTGEVLALETEVAEGEADLVEGLKRFRLEHQRRALRMRVLDLEWGFTGPDTLELRFGLGQGSYATSVLREILDLID, encoded by the coding sequence GTGACAACTGAGTCCGAGTTCGACCTCGACGGCCGCGCCTGGGGTCCCGTCCCCGGGCGCGGTCGCATTCGCGTCTCGCCGGAGGACTTCCGGGTCCGTGAGGACCTCGGGCATTGCCCCGACGGCGAGGGCGAACACCTCTGGCTCTGGGTCGAGAAGCGAGAGCGCAACACCGTCGATGTCGCCAGCGATCTGGCGCGCGCCGCCGGCGTCCACCCGCGCCAGGTCAGCTTTGCCGGTCTGAAGGACCGCAACGCCGTCACCGAACAGTATTTTTCCCTCCATCTGCCCGGCAGCAGCGACCCGGACTGGCGCGCCTGGGAGCTGGAGGGTGTGCGCATCCACCGGGCCGAACGCGCCTCCCGCAAGATCCGGCGTGGTCGACTCAAGGGCAACCGCTTCGAGCTGCGCATCCGGGAGCTCGACGCCGATCGGGACGCATTGACCGAGCGACTGGAGCGGGTCCGTGCGGGTGGGGTGCCCAACGGCTTCGGCCAGCAACGCTTCGGCGGCAACAACCTGGCCCGGGCACGCGCGCTGTTCGCCGGACAGCTGCGTCGATCGCCATCGAAATCGAAGAAGGGCTTCTATCTGTCCGCCGCGCGCAGTCTGATCTTCAATCAGGTGCTGGCGCGACGGATCGCCGAGGGCAGCTGGAATCGCCTCCTCCCCGGTGATGTGGCCATGCTCGATGGCACGCACAGCTTCTTCGTCGCCGATCCTGATGACACTGAACAGCAGCGACGCTGCGAGGCGATGGATCTGCATCCGACCGGCCCCCTGGTCGGGCTCGGCGAGGTTCCCGTCACCGGCGAGGTGCTGGCCCTGGAAACCGAGGTCGCCGAGGGCGAGGCCGATCTCGTCGAGGGCCTGAAACGCTTCCGGCTCGAGCATCAGCGACGCGCCCTGCGCATGCGGGTGCTCGATCTCGAGTGGGGCTTCACTGGGCCGGATACCCTCGAACTGCGCTTCGGGCTGGGGCAGGGCAGCTACGCCACCTCGGTCCTGCGGGAGATTCTGGACCTGATCGACTGA
- a CDS encoding winged helix-turn-helix domain-containing protein, with the protein MRAFSGCRFDGQDGRLTGPGGEASLRPQAGRLLERFLEAPGEVLDRETLIAAVWDEGSVVDFESGLAALMRELRQALEQVGLEASLIETVPRRGYRFHGRIDGAAAAEAVTEPEARSGWRRWGGGMLAVFLLILLVVLAWYWNRPVPSSAPPALAILPFEQYGDDSPEASLESRQGRLLADTLLAELWAAELPDLELIGRATLRPYQGREDVARRVADDLGVDLLLEGLIAESPTGGLRVDARLVYMPRGTVLWSSTWASEGDEALPVGTVAQDFVAELTRAWPAIRDERFAVSE; encoded by the coding sequence GTGCGCGCCTTCAGCGGCTGTCGATTCGACGGGCAGGATGGTCGGCTGACCGGGCCGGGCGGCGAGGCGTCGCTCAGGCCCCAGGCCGGCCGTCTGCTCGAACGCTTCCTGGAGGCACCCGGCGAGGTGCTGGACCGGGAGACCCTGATTGCCGCGGTCTGGGACGAGGGCAGCGTCGTCGATTTCGAATCCGGCCTGGCCGCCCTGATGCGGGAGCTGCGCCAGGCACTGGAGCAGGTCGGCCTGGAAGCCTCGCTGATCGAGACCGTTCCACGGCGCGGCTACCGGTTTCATGGGCGGATCGACGGCGCAGCCGCGGCCGAAGCGGTGACGGAGCCCGAAGCTCGATCGGGGTGGCGTCGCTGGGGCGGTGGAATGCTGGCGGTCTTCCTGCTGATTTTGCTGGTCGTCCTGGCCTGGTACTGGAATCGCCCGGTCCCGTCCAGCGCGCCGCCCGCGCTGGCGATCCTGCCCTTCGAGCAGTACGGGGACGATTCCCCCGAAGCGTCCCTGGAGTCGCGTCAGGGTCGACTGCTGGCCGACACCCTGCTGGCCGAACTCTGGGCCGCCGAGTTGCCCGACCTGGAGTTGATCGGTCGCGCCACCCTGCGCCCCTACCAGGGCCGCGAGGACGTGGCGCGGCGGGTGGCCGACGACCTGGGTGTGGACCTGCTGCTGGAAGGCCTGATCGCCGAGTCCCCGACCGGTGGCTTGCGAGTGGATGCGCGCCTCGTCTACATGCCTCGTGGCACCGTGCTCTGGTCCTCGACCTGGGCTTCGGAAGGGGATGAGGCGCTGCCGGTCGGCACGGTGGCACAGGACTTCGTCGCCGAGCTCACCCGGGCCTGGCCGGCCATTCGGGACGAGCGCTTTGCAGTTTCAGAGTGA
- the ftsB gene encoding cell division protein FtsB: protein MRVVLIILFVLLVVFQFRLWREVSEVRDLRGMVEQQLEENEGLRQRNEALAAEVEDLREGLAAIEERARSELGLIREGEEFFLIVDPEQVEPEP from the coding sequence ATGCGCGTCGTCTTGATCATTCTGTTCGTACTGCTCGTCGTGTTCCAGTTCCGCCTGTGGCGCGAAGTCAGCGAGGTGCGCGATCTGCGCGGCATGGTCGAGCAGCAGCTCGAGGAGAACGAGGGCCTGCGGCAGCGCAACGAAGCCCTGGCCGCCGAAGTCGAGGATCTGCGCGAAGGTCTGGCCGCCATCGAAGAGCGGGCCAGATCCGAGCTGGGCCTGATTCGTGAGGGCGAGGAGTTCTTTCTGATCGTGGATCCGGAGCAGGTCGAACCCGAGCCCTGA
- the dapE gene encoding succinyl-diaminopimelate desuccinylase: MTSRASAVLELTRELIRRASVTPEDAGCLDLIEHRLRAVGMRVERRRVGEVDNLFARHGESGPHLMLLGHTDVVPPGPLEEWTSPPFEPTERNGCLFGRGAADMKSSVAAFVVALEHYLHEQPDHSGIVSLLLTSDEEGPAEHGVRVMVPWLQDQGLLPDACLIGEPSSLETLGDNVRIGRRGSIQAILSVRGRQGHTAYADPADNPAHRAGPLLAALGQLDFEDGDAHFPPTRLQISNVQAGTGAENVTPGELKVLFNLRNNPNSPADVLEARLRALIEANDPGPWTLDWRVSGVPFGPATGRLPAVVDAVCRSQLGRAPVQDTGGGTSDGRFLGPLGIPCVELGPVNRTIHRIDECIGLDELERLPGLYHGIIAGYLSGSEEG, translated from the coding sequence ATGACTTCCCGAGCTTCCGCCGTTCTCGAACTGACCCGTGAACTGATCCGCCGCGCCTCCGTGACCCCGGAGGACGCCGGCTGCCTGGACCTGATCGAACACCGACTCCGGGCCGTCGGGATGCGCGTCGAGCGGCGTCGGGTCGGCGAGGTGGACAATCTCTTCGCTCGCCACGGCGAGTCGGGCCCGCACCTGATGCTGCTCGGCCACACCGACGTCGTGCCGCCGGGGCCGCTGGAGGAGTGGACCAGTCCGCCCTTCGAACCGACCGAGCGCAACGGCTGCCTGTTCGGCCGCGGTGCGGCGGACATGAAGTCGTCGGTGGCGGCCTTCGTCGTGGCCCTCGAGCACTACCTGCACGAGCAGCCCGATCACTCGGGTATCGTCTCGCTCCTGCTGACCTCCGATGAGGAAGGGCCGGCCGAGCATGGGGTGCGCGTGATGGTGCCCTGGCTGCAGGATCAGGGCCTGCTGCCCGATGCCTGCCTGATCGGCGAGCCCTCCAGCCTGGAAACGCTCGGCGACAACGTCCGGATCGGCCGTCGCGGCAGCATCCAGGCGATCCTGAGCGTGCGTGGTCGCCAAGGCCACACGGCCTATGCCGACCCGGCCGACAACCCCGCCCACCGCGCCGGGCCCCTGCTGGCCGCGCTGGGTCAGCTGGATTTCGAGGACGGTGACGCGCATTTTCCGCCCACGCGCCTGCAGATCTCCAATGTTCAGGCCGGCACCGGCGCGGAGAACGTGACGCCGGGCGAGCTCAAGGTGCTGTTCAATCTCCGCAACAATCCCAACAGTCCCGCGGACGTACTGGAGGCGCGGCTACGGGCGCTCATCGAAGCCAATGACCCGGGTCCCTGGACCCTGGACTGGCGAGTCTCCGGCGTCCCCTTCGGTCCGGCGACGGGGCGTCTGCCGGCCGTCGTCGATGCGGTCTGTCGCAGCCAACTTGGCCGCGCACCGGTCCAGGACACGGGCGGTGGCACCTCGGACGGGCGCTTCCTCGGGCCGCTCGGCATTCCCTGCGTCGAGCTCGGGCCCGTGAACCGCACGATCCACCGGATCGACGAGTGCATCGGCCTGGACGAGCTCGAGCGATTGCCGGGCCTGTATCATGGAATCATCGCCGGCTACCTGAGCGGCAGCGAGGAGGGCTGA
- a CDS encoding inositol monophosphatase family protein has translation MTNPYINIASEAARQAGGLMRKFSQRLESIPVERKARNDYVSDVDRACEQAIRQYILKHHRDHAIQGEEMGQQGDSEYLWIIDPLDGTSNYLRGIPHYAVSIALQIRGRIEHGVIYDPMRDEMFTASRGEGAFLNNQRIRVSGRKDLSTAVLGTAFPFRKRRLMSAYQGMFDALFEKSEDFRRAGSAALDLAYVACGRLDGYFELALQPWDIAAGALMVQEAGGVVMDVNGGERWLESGHIIAAPFKLVTPIRHAIAPHVTEGMKARLS, from the coding sequence GTGACCAATCCATACATCAATATCGCCTCGGAAGCCGCTCGCCAGGCCGGTGGCCTGATGCGCAAGTTCAGCCAGCGATTGGAAAGCATTCCCGTCGAGCGCAAGGCGCGCAACGACTACGTGTCCGACGTCGATCGCGCCTGCGAGCAGGCCATTCGCCAGTACATCCTCAAGCACCATCGCGATCACGCGATCCAGGGCGAGGAAATGGGCCAGCAGGGCGACAGCGAATACCTCTGGATCATCGACCCGCTGGACGGCACCAGCAACTACCTGCGCGGCATCCCCCACTATGCGGTCTCGATCGCGCTGCAGATCCGCGGCCGCATCGAGCACGGCGTGATCTACGATCCGATGCGCGACGAGATGTTCACGGCCAGCCGGGGCGAGGGCGCTTTCCTGAACAACCAGCGCATTCGCGTCTCCGGTCGCAAGGACCTGAGCACGGCGGTGCTCGGCACGGCCTTCCCGTTCCGCAAGCGCCGCCTGATGAGCGCCTACCAGGGCATGTTCGACGCCCTGTTCGAGAAGAGCGAGGATTTCCGCCGGGCCGGGTCGGCGGCGCTGGACCTGGCCTACGTGGCCTGTGGCCGCCTCGACGGCTACTTCGAGCTGGCCCTCCAGCCCTGGGACATCGCGGCCGGCGCCCTGATGGTGCAGGAGGCCGGCGGGGTCGTCATGGACGTCAATGGCGGCGAGCGCTGGCTGGAGTCCGGACACATCATCGCCGCGCCCTTCAAGCTGGTCACGCCGATCCGCCACGCCATCGCACCGCACGTCACCGAAGGCATGAAGGCCCGTCTGAGCTGA
- a CDS encoding RNA methyltransferase gives MNELASKIRIVLVGTTHPGNIGATARAMKVMGLERLYLAAPEAQFPSSRATAMATSADDLLQKAVVTQDLVEAIADCQLVLGTTARLRSLPLPVMDPRAAANRVIAESASNEIAIVFGREKSGLTNEETRLCHFLINIPTSKEYHSLNLAQAVQVVTHEIHMASLSELPGEVDPPDWQPEPAEKMEFFYKRLEETLLAIDFMNPDQPKRLMQRLRRLYQRARPDENELNILNGILSATLEAARGRGSSKG, from the coding sequence ATGAACGAGCTCGCATCCAAGATCCGCATCGTGCTGGTCGGCACGACCCATCCCGGCAACATCGGCGCCACCGCCCGGGCGATGAAAGTCATGGGCCTGGAGCGCCTGTACCTGGCCGCGCCGGAAGCCCAGTTCCCCAGCTCCCGGGCCACGGCGATGGCCACCAGCGCCGATGACCTGCTGCAGAAGGCGGTGGTGACCCAGGACCTGGTCGAAGCCATCGCCGACTGCCAGCTGGTGCTGGGCACGACGGCCCGCCTGCGCTCCCTGCCGCTGCCGGTGATGGACCCGCGCGCGGCTGCCAACCGGGTGATCGCCGAATCGGCAAGCAACGAGATCGCGATCGTCTTCGGGCGCGAGAAGTCCGGGCTGACCAATGAGGAAACCCGGCTCTGTCACTTCCTGATCAACATCCCGACCAGCAAGGAATACCACTCGCTCAATCTGGCCCAGGCCGTGCAGGTCGTCACCCACGAGATTCACATGGCCAGCCTGAGCGAGCTGCCCGGCGAAGTCGATCCGCCGGACTGGCAGCCGGAACCGGCGGAGAAGATGGAGTTCTTCTACAAGCGTCTCGAGGAGACCCTGCTGGCCATCGACTTCATGAACCCCGATCAGCCCAAGCGCCTGATGCAGCGGCTGCGCCGGCTCTATCAGCGCGCCCGACCCGACGAGAACGAGCTGAACATCCTCAACGGCATCCTGTCCGCGACCCTGGAGGCGGCCCGTGGCCGAGGATCGAGCAAAGGTTGA
- a CDS encoding MGMT family protein: protein MAEDRAKVEPTSNEDRYQKVWAVIEGIPAGAVLNYGEVARLAGFPGRARMVGMALGRAPKSRQLPWHRVVNAQGRISFPEGSVKARTQRERLEAEGVEFVDGVIDLDRFSPQRAMDRLLWGP from the coding sequence GTGGCCGAGGATCGAGCAAAGGTTGAACCCACCAGCAACGAGGACCGCTACCAGAAAGTCTGGGCGGTGATCGAGGGCATTCCGGCCGGCGCCGTGCTCAACTACGGCGAGGTCGCCCGCCTGGCTGGCTTCCCGGGTCGGGCCCGCATGGTCGGCATGGCCCTGGGCCGCGCACCGAAGAGCCGCCAGCTGCCCTGGCACCGGGTGGTCAATGCCCAGGGCCGGATCAGCTTTCCCGAAGGCAGCGTCAAGGCGCGCACGCAGCGAGAGCGCCTGGAAGCCGAAGGCGTGGAATTCGTCGACGGGGTGATCGACCTGGATCGCTTCTCGCCGCAGCGGGCGATGGACCGCCTGCTCTGGGGCCCTTAG